One region of Oncorhynchus keta strain PuntledgeMale-10-30-2019 chromosome 24, Oket_V2, whole genome shotgun sequence genomic DNA includes:
- the LOC127911383 gene encoding uncharacterized protein LOC127911383 isoform X9, with product MAVTVAKTHPTVFQTSGNTKFQIVFVTMSGLTVGYSSTAGFVFVTMSGLTVGYSSTAGFVFVTMSGLTVGYSSTARFVFVTMSGLTVGYSSTAGFVFVTMSGLTVGYSSTAGFVFVTMSGLTVGYSSTAGFVFVTMSGLTVGYSSTAGFVFVTMSGLTVGYSSTAGFVFVTMSGLTVGYSSTAGFVFVTMSGLTVGYSSTAGFVFVTMSGLTVGYSSTAGFVFVTMSGLTVGYSSTAGFVFVTMSGLTVGYSSTARFVFVTMSGLTVGYSSTAGFVFVTMSGLTVGYSSTARFVFVTMSGLTVGYSSTARFVFVTMSGLTVGYSSTAGFVFVTMSGLTVGYSSTARFVFVTMSGLTVGYSSTAGFVFVTMSGLTVGYSSTAGFVFVTMSGLTVGYSSTAGFVFVTMSGLTVGYSSTARFVFVTMSGLTVGYSSTARFVFVTMSGLTVGYSSTAGFVFVTMSGLTVGYSSTAGFVFVTMSGLTVGYSSTAGFVFVTMSGLTVGYSSTARFVFVTMSGLTVGYSSTAGFVFVTMSGLTVGYSSTARFVFVTMSGLTVGYSSTAGFVFVTMSGLTVGYSSTAGFVFVTMSGLTVGYSSTARFVFVTMSGLTVGYSSTAGFVFVTMSGLTVGYSSTARFVFVTMSGLTVGYSSTARFKA from the exons ATGGCAGTTACAGTTGCCAAGACCCACCCCACAGTTTTCCAAACAAGTGGGAACACAAAGTTTCAGATTGTGTTTGTTACTATGTCAGGGCTTACTGTAGGTTACAGTAGTACAGCTGGGTTTGTGTTTGTTACTATGTCAGGGCTTACTGTAGGTTACAGTAGTACAGCTGGGTTTGTGTTTGTTACTATGTCAGGGCTTACTGTAG GTTACAGTAGTACAGCTCGGTTTGTGTTTGTTACTATGTCAGGGCTTACTGTAGGTTACAGTAGTACAGCTGGGTTTGTGTTTGTTACTATGTCAGGGCTTACTGTAGGTTACAGTAGTACAGCTGGGTTTGTGTTTGTTACTATGTCGGGGCTTACTGTAGGTTACAGTAGTACAGCTGGGTTTGTGTTTGTTACTATGTCGGGGCTTACTGTAGGTTACAGTAGTACAGCTGGGTTTGTGTTTGTTACTATGTCAGGGCTTACTGTAGGTTACAGTAGTACAGCTGGGTTTGTGTTTGTTACTATGTCAGGGCTTACTGTAGGTTACAGTAGTACAGCTGGGTTTGTGTTTGTTACTATGTCAGGGCTTACTGTAGGTTACAGTAGTACAGCTGGGTTTGTGTTTGTTACTATGTCAGGGCTTACTGTAGGTTACAGTAGTACAGCTGGGTTTGTGTTTGTTACTATGTCAGGGCTTACTGTAG GTTACAGTAGTACAGCTGGGTTTGTGTTTGTTACTATGTCAGGGCTTACTGTAGGTTACAGTAGTACAGCTCGGTTTGTGTTTGTTACTATGTCAGGGCTTACTGTAGGTTACAGTAGTACAGCTGGGTTTGTGTTTGTTACTATGTCAGGGCTTACTGTAGGTTACAGTAGTACAGCTCGGTTTGTGTTTGTTACTATGTCGGGGCTTACTGTAGGTTACAGTAGTACAGCTCGGTTTGTGTTTGTTACTATGTCAGGGCTTACTGTAGGTTACAGTAGTACAGCTGGGTTTGTGTTTGTTACTATGTCAGGGCTTACTGTAGGTTACAGTAGTACAGCTCGGTTTGTGTTTGTTACTATGTCAGGGCTTACTGTAG GTTACAGTAGTACAGCTGGGTTTGTGTTTGTTACTATGTCAGGGCTTACTGTAGGTTACAGTAGTACAGCTGGGTTTGTGTTTGTTACTATGTCAGGGCTTACTGTAG GTTACAGTAGTACAGCTGGGTTTGTGTTTGTTACTATGTCAGGGCTTACTGTAG GTTACAGTAGTACAGCTCGGTTTGTGTTTGTTACTATGTCAGGGCTTACTGTAG GTTACAGTAGTACAGCTCGGTTTGTGTTTGTTACTATGTCAGGGCTTACTGTAGGTTACAGTAGTACAGCTGGGTTTGTGTTTGTTACTATGTCAGGGCTTACTGTAG GTTACAGTAGTACAGCTGGGTTTGTGTTTGTTACTATGTCAGGGCTTACTGTAGGTTACAGTAGTACAGCTGGGTTTGTGTTTGTTACTATGTCAGGGCTTACTGTAGGTTACAGTAGTACAGCTCGGTTTGTGTTTGTTACTATGTCAGGGCTTACTGTAG GTTACAGTAGTACAGCTGGGTTTGTGTTTGTTACTATGTCAGGGCTTACTGTAGGTTACAGTAGTACAGCTCGGTTTGTGTTTGTTACTATGTCAGGGCTTACTGTAGGTTACAGTAGTACAGCTGGGTTTGTGTTTGTTACTATGTCAGGGCTTACTGTAGGTTACAGTAGTACAGCTGGGTTTGTGTTTGTTACTATGTCAGGGCTTACTGTAGGTTACAGTAGTACAGCTCGGTTTGTGTTTGTTACTATGTCAGGGCTTACTGTAGGTTACAGTAGTACAGCTGGGTTTGTGTTTGTTACTATGTCAGGGCTTACTGTAGGTTACAGTAGTACAGCTCGGTTTGTGTTTGTTACTATGTCAGGGCTTACTGTAGGTTACAGTAGTACAGCTCGGTTTAAAGCCTGA
- the LOC127911383 gene encoding uncharacterized protein LOC127911383 isoform X33, producing the protein MAVTVAKTHPTVFQTSGNTKFQIVFVTMSGLTVGYSSTAGFVFVTMSGLTVGYSSTAGFVFVTMSGLTVGYSSTARFVFVTMSGLTVGYSSTAGFVFVTMSGLTVGYSSTAGFVFVTMSGLTVGYSSTAGFVFVTMSGLTVGYSSTAGFVFVTMSGLTVGYSSTAGFVFVTMSGLTVGYSSTAGFVFVTMSGLTVGYSSTAGFVFVTMSGLTVGYSSTAGFVFVTMSGLTVGYSSTAGFVFVTMSGLTVGYSSTARFVFVTMSGLTVGYSSTAGFVFVTMSGLTVGYSSTARFVFVTMSGLTVGYSSTARFVFVTMSGLTVGYSSTAGFVFVTMSGLTVGYSSTARFVFVTMSGLTVGYSSTAGFVFVTMSGLTVGYSSTARFVFVTMSGLTVGYSSTAGFVFVTMSGLTVGYSSTARFVFVTMSGLTVGYSSTAGFVFVTMSGLTVGYSSTAGFVFVTMSGLTVGYSSTARFVFVTMSGLTVGYSSTAGFVFVTMSGLTVGYSSTARFVFVTMSGLTVGYSSTARFKA; encoded by the exons ATGGCAGTTACAGTTGCCAAGACCCACCCCACAGTTTTCCAAACAAGTGGGAACACAAAGTTTCAGATTGTGTTTGTTACTATGTCAGGGCTTACTGTAGGTTACAGTAGTACAGCTGGGTTTGTGTTTGTTACTATGTCAGGGCTTACTGTAGGTTACAGTAGTACAGCTGGGTTTGTGTTTGTTACTATGTCAGGGCTTACTGTAG GTTACAGTAGTACAGCTCGGTTTGTGTTTGTTACTATGTCAGGGCTTACTGTAGGTTACAGTAGTACAGCTGGGTTTGTGTTTGTTACTATGTCAGGGCTTACTGTAGGTTACAGTAGTACAGCTGGGTTTGTGTTTGTTACTATGTCGGGGCTTACTGTAGGTTACAGTAGTACAGCTGGGTTTGTGTTTGTTACTATGTCGGGGCTTACTGTAGGTTACAGTAGTACAGCTGGGTTTGTGTTTGTTACTATGTCAGGGCTTACTGTAGGTTACAGTAGTACAGCTGGGTTTGTGTTTGTTACTATGTCAGGGCTTACTGTAGGTTACAGTAGTACAGCTGGGTTTGTGTTTGTTACTATGTCAGGGCTTACTGTAGGTTACAGTAGTACAGCTGGGTTTGTGTTTGTTACTATGTCAGGGCTTACTGTAGGTTACAGTAGTACAGCTGGGTTTGTGTTTGTTACTATGTCAGGGCTTACTGTAG GTTACAGTAGTACAGCTGGGTTTGTGTTTGTTACTATGTCAGGGCTTACTGTAGGTTACAGTAGTACAGCTCGGTTTGTGTTTGTTACTATGTCAGGGCTTACTGTAGGTTACAGTAGTACAGCTGGGTTTGTGTTTGTTACTATGTCAGGGCTTACTGTAGGTTACAGTAGTACAGCTCGGTTTGTGTTTGTTACTATGTCGGGGCTTACTGTAGGTTACAGTAGTACAGCTCGGTTTGTGTTTGTTACTATGTCAGGGCTTACTGTAGGTTACAGTAGTACAGCTGGGTTTGTGTTTGTTACTATGTCAGGGCTTACTGTAGGTTACAGTAGTACAGCTCGGTTTGTGTTTGTTACTATGTCAGGGCTTACTGTAG GTTACAGTAGTACAGCTGGGTTTGTGTTTGTTACTATGTCAGGGCTTACTGTAGGTTACAGTAGTACAGCTCGGTTTGTGTTTGTTACTATGTCAGGGCTTACTGTAG GTTACAGTAGTACAGCTGGGTTTGTGTTTGTTACTATGTCAGGGCTTACTGTAGGTTACAGTAGTACAGCTCGGTTTGTGTTTGTTACTATGTCAGGGCTTACTGTAGGTTACAGTAGTACAGCTGGGTTTGTGTTTGTTACTATGTCAGGGCTTACTGTAGGTTACAGTAGTACAGCTGGGTTTGTGTTTGTTACTATGTCAGGGCTTACTGTAGGTTACAGTAGTACAGCTCGGTTTGTGTTTGTTACTATGTCAGGGCTTACTGTAGGTTACAGTAGTACAGCTGGGTTTGTGTTTGTTACTATGTCAGGGCTTACTGTAGGTTACAGTAGTACAGCTCGGTTTGTGTTTGTTACTATGTCAGGGCTTACTGTAGGTTACAGTAGTACAGCTCGGTTTAAAGCCTGA
- the LOC127911383 gene encoding uncharacterized protein LOC127911383 isoform X14: protein MAVTVAKTHPTVFQTSGNTKFQIVFVTMSGLTVGYSSTAGFVFVTMSGLTVGYSSTAGFVFVTMSGLTVGYSSTARFVFVTMSGLTVGYSSTAGFVFVTMSGLTVGYSSTAGFVFVTMSGLTVGYSSTAGFVFVTMSGLTVGYSSTAGFVFVTMSGLTVGYSSTAGFVFVTMSGLTVGYSSTAGFVFVTMSGLTVGYSSTAGFVFVTMSGLTVGYSSTAGFVFVTMSGLTVGYSSTAGFVFVTMSGLTVGYSSTARFVFVTMSGLTVGYSSTAGFVFVTMSGLTVGYSSTARFVFVTMSGLTVGYSSTARFVFVTMSGLTVGYSSTAGFVFVTMSGLTVGYSSTARFVFVTMSGLTVGYSSTAGFVFVTMSGLTVGYSSTAGFVFVTMSGLTVGYSSTAGFVFVTMSGLTVGYSSTARFVFVTMSGLTVGYSSTAGFVFVTMSGLTVGYSSTAGFVFVTMSGLTVGYSSTAGFVFVTMSGLTVGYSSTARFVFVTMSGLTVGYSSTAGFVFVTMSGLTVGYSSTARFVFVTMSGLTVGYSSTAGFVFVTMSGLTVGYSSTAGFVFVTMSGLTVGYSSTARFVFVTMSGLTVGYSSTAGFVFVTMSGLTVGYSSTARFVFVTMSGLTVGYSSTARFKA, encoded by the exons ATGGCAGTTACAGTTGCCAAGACCCACCCCACAGTTTTCCAAACAAGTGGGAACACAAAGTTTCAGATTGTGTTTGTTACTATGTCAGGGCTTACTGTAGGTTACAGTAGTACAGCTGGGTTTGTGTTTGTTACTATGTCAGGGCTTACTGTAGGTTACAGTAGTACAGCTGGGTTTGTGTTTGTTACTATGTCAGGGCTTACTGTAG GTTACAGTAGTACAGCTCGGTTTGTGTTTGTTACTATGTCAGGGCTTACTGTAGGTTACAGTAGTACAGCTGGGTTTGTGTTTGTTACTATGTCAGGGCTTACTGTAGGTTACAGTAGTACAGCTGGGTTTGTGTTTGTTACTATGTCGGGGCTTACTGTAGGTTACAGTAGTACAGCTGGGTTTGTGTTTGTTACTATGTCGGGGCTTACTGTAGGTTACAGTAGTACAGCTGGGTTTGTGTTTGTTACTATGTCAGGGCTTACTGTAGGTTACAGTAGTACAGCTGGGTTTGTGTTTGTTACTATGTCAGGGCTTACTGTAGGTTACAGTAGTACAGCTGGGTTTGTGTTTGTTACTATGTCAGGGCTTACTGTAGGTTACAGTAGTACAGCTGGGTTTGTGTTTGTTACTATGTCAGGGCTTACTGTAGGTTACAGTAGTACAGCTGGGTTTGTGTTTGTTACTATGTCAGGGCTTACTGTAG GTTACAGTAGTACAGCTGGGTTTGTGTTTGTTACTATGTCAGGGCTTACTGTAGGTTACAGTAGTACAGCTCGGTTTGTGTTTGTTACTATGTCAGGGCTTACTGTAGGTTACAGTAGTACAGCTGGGTTTGTGTTTGTTACTATGTCAGGGCTTACTGTAGGTTACAGTAGTACAGCTCGGTTTGTGTTTGTTACTATGTCGGGGCTTACTGTAGGTTACAGTAGTACAGCTCGGTTTGTGTTTGTTACTATGTCAGGGCTTACTGTAGGTTACAGTAGTACAGCTGGGTTTGTGTTTGTTACTATGTCAGGGCTTACTGTAGGTTACAGTAGTACAGCTCGGTTTGTGTTTGTTACTATGTCAGGGCTTACTGTAG GTTACAGTAGTACAGCTGGGTTTGTGTTTGTTACTATGTCAGGGCTTACTGTAGGTTACAGTAGTACAGCTGGGTTTGTGTTTGTTACTATGTCAGGGCTTACTGTAG GTTACAGTAGTACAGCTGGGTTTGTGTTTGTTACTATGTCAGGGCTTACTGTAG GTTACAGTAGTACAGCTCGGTTTGTGTTTGTTACTATGTCAGGGCTTACTGTAGGTTACAGTAGTACAGCTGGGTTTGTGTTTGTTACTATGTCAGGGCTTACTGTAG GTTACAGTAGTACAGCTGGGTTTGTGTTTGTTACTATGTCAGGGCTTACTGTAGGTTACAGTAGTACAGCTGGGTTTGTGTTTGTTACTATGTCAGGGCTTACTGTAGGTTACAGTAGTACAGCTCGGTTTGTGTTTGTTACTATGTCAGGGCTTACTGTAG GTTACAGTAGTACAGCTGGGTTTGTGTTTGTTACTATGTCAGGGCTTACTGTAGGTTACAGTAGTACAGCTCGGTTTGTGTTTGTTACTATGTCAGGGCTTACTGTAGGTTACAGTAGTACAGCTGGGTTTGTGTTTGTTACTATGTCAGGGCTTACTGTAGGTTACAGTAGTACAGCTGGGTTTGTGTTTGTTACTATGTCAGGGCTTACTGTAGGTTACAGTAGTACAGCTCGGTTTGTGTTTGTTACTATGTCAGGGCTTACTGTAGGTTACAGTAGTACAGCTGGGTTTGTGTTTGTTACTATGTCAGGGCTTACTGTAGGTTACAGTAGTACAGCTCGGTTTGTGTTTGTTACTATGTCAGGGCTTACTGTAGGTTACAGTAGTACAGCTCGGTTTAAAGCCTGA
- the LOC127911383 gene encoding uncharacterized protein LOC127911383 isoform X18 — MAVTVAKTHPTVFQTSGNTKFQIVFVTMSGLTVGYSSTAGFVFVTMSGLTVGYSSTAGFVFVTMSGLTVGYSSTARFVFVTMSGLTVGYSSTAGFVFVTMSGLTVGYSSTAGFVFVTMSGLTVGYSSTAGFVFVTMSGLTVGYSSTAGFVFVTMSGLTVGYSSTAGFVFVTMSGLTVGYSSTAGFVFVTMSGLTVGYSSTAGFVFVTMSGLTVGYSSTAGFVFVTMSGLTVGYSSTAGFVFVTMSGLTVGYSSTARFVFVTMSGLTVGYSSTAGFVFVTMSGLTVGYSSTARFVFVTMSGLTVGYSSTARFVFVTMSGLTVGYSSTAGFVFVTMSGLTVGYSSTARFVFVTMSGLTVGYSSTAGFVFVTMSGLTVGYSSTAGFVFVTMSGLTVGYSSTARFVFVTMSGLTVGYSSTAGFVFVTMSGLTVGYSSTAGFVFVTMSGLTVGYSSTAGFVFVTMSGLTVGYSSTARFVFVTMSGLTVGYSSTAGFVFVTMSGLTVGYSSTARFVFVTMSGLTVGYSSTAGFVFVTMSGLTVGYSSTAGFVFVTMSGLTVGYSSTARFVFVTMSGLTVGYSSTAGFVFVTMSGLTVGYSSTARFVFVTMSGLTVGYSSTARFKA; from the exons ATGGCAGTTACAGTTGCCAAGACCCACCCCACAGTTTTCCAAACAAGTGGGAACACAAAGTTTCAGATTGTGTTTGTTACTATGTCAGGGCTTACTGTAGGTTACAGTAGTACAGCTGGGTTTGTGTTTGTTACTATGTCAGGGCTTACTGTAGGTTACAGTAGTACAGCTGGGTTTGTGTTTGTTACTATGTCAGGGCTTACTGTAG GTTACAGTAGTACAGCTCGGTTTGTGTTTGTTACTATGTCAGGGCTTACTGTAGGTTACAGTAGTACAGCTGGGTTTGTGTTTGTTACTATGTCAGGGCTTACTGTAGGTTACAGTAGTACAGCTGGGTTTGTGTTTGTTACTATGTCGGGGCTTACTGTAGGTTACAGTAGTACAGCTGGGTTTGTGTTTGTTACTATGTCGGGGCTTACTGTAGGTTACAGTAGTACAGCTGGGTTTGTGTTTGTTACTATGTCAGGGCTTACTGTAGGTTACAGTAGTACAGCTGGGTTTGTGTTTGTTACTATGTCAGGGCTTACTGTAGGTTACAGTAGTACAGCTGGGTTTGTGTTTGTTACTATGTCAGGGCTTACTGTAGGTTACAGTAGTACAGCTGGGTTTGTGTTTGTTACTATGTCAGGGCTTACTGTAGGTTACAGTAGTACAGCTGGGTTTGTGTTTGTTACTATGTCAGGGCTTACTGTAG GTTACAGTAGTACAGCTGGGTTTGTGTTTGTTACTATGTCAGGGCTTACTGTAGGTTACAGTAGTACAGCTCGGTTTGTGTTTGTTACTATGTCAGGGCTTACTGTAGGTTACAGTAGTACAGCTGGGTTTGTGTTTGTTACTATGTCAGGGCTTACTGTAGGTTACAGTAGTACAGCTCGGTTTGTGTTTGTTACTATGTCGGGGCTTACTGTAGGTTACAGTAGTACAGCTCGGTTTGTGTTTGTTACTATGTCAGGGCTTACTGTAGGTTACAGTAGTACAGCTGGGTTTGTGTTTGTTACTATGTCAGGGCTTACTGTAGGTTACAGTAGTACAGCTCGGTTTGTGTTTGTTACTATGTCAGGGCTTACTGTAG GTTACAGTAGTACAGCTGGGTTTGTGTTTGTTACTATGTCAGGGCTTACTGTAGGTTACAGTAGTACAGCTGGGTTTGTGTTTGTTACTATGTCAGGGCTTACTGTAG GTTACAGTAGTACAGCTCGGTTTGTGTTTGTTACTATGTCAGGGCTTACTGTAGGTTACAGTAGTACAGCTGGGTTTGTGTTTGTTACTATGTCAGGGCTTACTGTAG GTTACAGTAGTACAGCTGGGTTTGTGTTTGTTACTATGTCAGGGCTTACTGTAGGTTACAGTAGTACAGCTGGGTTTGTGTTTGTTACTATGTCAGGGCTTACTGTAGGTTACAGTAGTACAGCTCGGTTTGTGTTTGTTACTATGTCAGGGCTTACTGTAG GTTACAGTAGTACAGCTGGGTTTGTGTTTGTTACTATGTCAGGGCTTACTGTAGGTTACAGTAGTACAGCTCGGTTTGTGTTTGTTACTATGTCAGGGCTTACTGTAGGTTACAGTAGTACAGCTGGGTTTGTGTTTGTTACTATGTCAGGGCTTACTGTAGGTTACAGTAGTACAGCTGGGTTTGTGTTTGTTACTATGTCAGGGCTTACTGTAGGTTACAGTAGTACAGCTCGGTTTGTGTTTGTTACTATGTCAGGGCTTACTGTAGGTTACAGTAGTACAGCTGGGTTTGTGTTTGTTACTATGTCAGGGCTTACTGTAGGTTACAGTAGTACAGCTCGGTTTGTGTTTGTTACTATGTCAGGGCTTACTGTAGGTTACAGTAGTACAGCTCGGTTTAAAGCCTGA
- the LOC127911383 gene encoding uncharacterized protein LOC127911383 isoform X25: MAVTVAKTHPTVFQTSGNTKFQIVFVTMSGLTVGYSSTAGFVFVTMSGLTVGYSSTAGFVFVTMSGLTVGYSSTARFVFVTMSGLTVGYSSTAGFVFVTMSGLTVGYSSTAGFVFVTMSGLTVGYSSTAGFVFVTMSGLTVGYSSTAGFVFVTMSGLTVGYSSTAGFVFVTMSGLTVGYSSTAGFVFVTMSGLTVGYSSTAGFVFVTMSGLTVGYSSTAGFVFVTMSGLTVGYSSTAGFVFVTMSGLTVGYSSTARFVFVTMSGLTVGYSSTAGFVFVTMSGLTVGYSSTARFVFVTMSGLTVGYSSTARFVFVTMSGLTVGYSSTAGFVFVTMSGLTVGYSSTARFVFVTMSGLTVGYSSTAGFVFVTMSGLTVGYSSTAGFVFVTMSGLTVGYSSTAGFVFVTMSGLTVGYSSTARFVFVTMSGLTVGYSSTARFVFVTMSGLTVGYSSTAGFVFVTMSGLTVGYSSTARFVFVTMSGLTVGYSSTAGFVFVTMSGLTVGYSSTAGFVFVTMSGLTVGYSSTARFVFVTMSGLTVGYSSTAGFVFVTMSGLTVGYSSTARFVFVTMSGLTVGYSSTARFKA; this comes from the exons ATGGCAGTTACAGTTGCCAAGACCCACCCCACAGTTTTCCAAACAAGTGGGAACACAAAGTTTCAGATTGTGTTTGTTACTATGTCAGGGCTTACTGTAGGTTACAGTAGTACAGCTGGGTTTGTGTTTGTTACTATGTCAGGGCTTACTGTAGGTTACAGTAGTACAGCTGGGTTTGTGTTTGTTACTATGTCAGGGCTTACTGTAG GTTACAGTAGTACAGCTCGGTTTGTGTTTGTTACTATGTCAGGGCTTACTGTAGGTTACAGTAGTACAGCTGGGTTTGTGTTTGTTACTATGTCAGGGCTTACTGTAGGTTACAGTAGTACAGCTGGGTTTGTGTTTGTTACTATGTCGGGGCTTACTGTAGGTTACAGTAGTACAGCTGGGTTTGTGTTTGTTACTATGTCGGGGCTTACTGTAGGTTACAGTAGTACAGCTGGGTTTGTGTTTGTTACTATGTCAGGGCTTACTGTAGGTTACAGTAGTACAGCTGGGTTTGTGTTTGTTACTATGTCAGGGCTTACTGTAGGTTACAGTAGTACAGCTGGGTTTGTGTTTGTTACTATGTCAGGGCTTACTGTAGGTTACAGTAGTACAGCTGGGTTTGTGTTTGTTACTATGTCAGGGCTTACTGTAGGTTACAGTAGTACAGCTGGGTTTGTGTTTGTTACTATGTCAGGGCTTACTGTAG GTTACAGTAGTACAGCTGGGTTTGTGTTTGTTACTATGTCAGGGCTTACTGTAGGTTACAGTAGTACAGCTCGGTTTGTGTTTGTTACTATGTCAGGGCTTACTGTAGGTTACAGTAGTACAGCTGGGTTTGTGTTTGTTACTATGTCAGGGCTTACTGTAGGTTACAGTAGTACAGCTCGGTTTGTGTTTGTTACTATGTCGGGGCTTACTGTAGGTTACAGTAGTACAGCTCGGTTTGTGTTTGTTACTATGTCAGGGCTTACTGTAGGTTACAGTAGTACAGCTGGGTTTGTGTTTGTTACTATGTCAGGGCTTACTGTAGGTTACAGTAGTACAGCTCGGTTTGTGTTTGTTACTATGTCAGGGCTTACTGTAG GTTACAGTAGTACAGCTGGGTTTGTGTTTGTTACTATGTCAGGGCTTACTGTAGGTTACAGTAGTACAGCTGGGTTTGTGTTTGTTACTATGTCAGGGCTTACTGTAG GTTACAGTAGTACAGCTGGGTTTGTGTTTGTTACTATGTCAGGGCTTACTGTAG GTTACAGTAGTACAGCTCGGTTTGTGTTTGTTACTATGTCAGGGCTTACTGTAG GTTACAGTAGTACAGCTCGGTTTGTGTTTGTTACTATGTCAGGGCTTACTGTAG GTTACAGTAGTACAGCTGGGTTTGTGTTTGTTACTATGTCAGGGCTTACTGTAGGTTACAGTAGTACAGCTCGGTTTGTGTTTGTTACTATGTCAGGGCTTACTGTAGGTTACAGTAGTACAGCTGGGTTTGTGTTTGTTACTATGTCAGGGCTTACTGTAGGTTACAGTAGTACAGCTGGGTTTGTGTTTGTTACTATGTCAGGGCTTACTGTAGGTTACAGTAGTACAGCTCGGTTTGTGTTTGTTACTATGTCAGGGCTTACTGTAGGTTACAGTAGTACAGCTGGGTTTGTGTTTGTTACTATGTCAGGGCTTACTGTAGGTTACAGTAGTACAGCTCGGTTTGTGTTTGTTACTATGTCAGGGCTTACTGTAGGTTACAGTAGTACAGCTCGGTTTAAAGCCTGA